In Salarias fasciatus chromosome 13, fSalaFa1.1, whole genome shotgun sequence, the sequence TGATTTAACTGACTGTCCATCTGTTaacatgtaaaaacacaatGTGCATTATGTAGCTAGACATCAGTTCCTCTGCTTTACAGGTTGTTATGTTGTTAACTTGATCCAGATAATTTAGAGACAAACACATCAGATAAGCACTTGTGCTACTGTCCTTAGTTATTTTTTAACCACTCATCTTCAGTGACAGGCAACACGACCTTGTTTGCTTTTGACAAACTTCAGACTAATGTCTTTGAATGTAAACAGATGAGGAGGTTATTCGACTTGGTCCCATATCAAGAGGGTCCTGTGCTTCTTTTGATCTGAGTAGTGGATCATGCAGAAAAGTACAGTGATTTCCTCAACATCTTCTAATCTAAATAGGTCTAATTACAGGCACCAAGGTGTATTTGAGTGGATTCATTGCCTACATATTAGAGCACATCCAGCCATTGCTCAACAGCCAGGAAGCGGGATGTGCTATGCAattggagagagacagagatccCAGATCCTTTTTTTGGATTGCGTCACAAAAAGTGCTGTGGTGCACCTCATTTCATGAAGCCCTTGTGTAGATTGAGTAAGATGAAGTAATTAGAGGCTTTAGCTTGGGCAGCTAGCTATCTGCTCTGCTGCACATAAAGGCAGGGAAGTTATAATTAGAAACTAGCCAACACCAAAGCTTTAGGTGGCAAACATGTACCAGGATACATGTTATTACCTCTTTGCAGTTATCATTTGATATGACCACATCCtgtcttgttttcaaagttgatCTAATGACATGACCTTGCTTGACCAATCCTGTGCTCACATAACAGGATGTGGCCTGGTAAAGCTGTAGTAATGATTCATtaaggaggttttttttttttttttttggatgtatTTTCCCAGCATAGTGGAGCAGTTCTGTGTTTGGGATGCGTAATTGGGACAAACAATAAAACCATCCACTCCTAAAAGGTCTTCTTATGTTTCTTGCAAATAAATAAGTCAAGCAAGCTATACCTTGAGGGAAACCTTTGGTTTTATGATGGCAAATTAGAAAAAATGACAGTGCAGAAAGAAGGACTATGAttacatttaataaaacaaatatattttacattttttttataaaacaatATACATGCAGCACCACGTCTGTATAATACTGGTGTTGACTTAATTCTGTTAAGTGCCACTTCCAGGATATTTACAACACAGTAATTTACTGCAAAAAAACGTGGCTTGAAGTttcataaaaagaaacaaaacaactctGCCATTACTGACAGCGAGAATCGATCTGCCCAATACTTCTGACATGTCACTTCCTAACTTCCGACTCTCCATCTGTTGATGGGGAATTGGATCAGTCCATCTTGCACCGCCGTATCCCTCTGGGTGTATCACTTTTCCAGGAATCTTGTCTATCCTTCCGggtgatgtgtttgtgtcagcAACTTTGGCAGGAAGGAATGTCTTAGGTGTTGGacatttatctgtgtgtgtgtgtggagggtgtgtgtgtgtgtgtgtgtgtgtgtgtgtgtgtgtgtgtgtcagcatctGTGGTGTATGCAAGGCTGAAGTGTTTGTCAGTGTCTGTGACTGATTTATGGGTTttgcagggtgtgtgtgctcCAGAGTCTGTTGTCCATGCGTTTGTGTCAGCGTCTCTGACAGGTGTGTAGGTTCCGGGCGGCAGTCCTGCTGATGCCGTGATCTCGCTCTCCCTTCTCCGGTCGACAGGTCAGCCCCTCGCCACAGTCGCAGCGCTGGAACAACTCCAAGCCGTGGTTGCCTTTCCTGCGGTGGCGCGTACACACCTGGCCCTCTGTCAGCACAGGCTTACAGATGCGAGACCAGAAGTGTCTGGCGCAGCACAAACCATCCGAGCAGTCTGCCGATCTCAGGCAACTATCCCCCTCTTGTCctggagaaaggagagaagagaggagatgtAAATAACCTACATGAAACAGATTGATAACTTCTCACTTCTCCGCAGAGGAAGGATTGTTGATTCCTAACAGAACACTCACCTTTGACAGCGTTGGGATGATGACCCTGGGCACTGGAGGTTTTCTTGCCATGGTGCTCGGTggtgtgattgtgtttgtgcCCACCAGTGGTGATGGATGGCTCTGTGACAACCATGTCATTTGCATGGCAAACCCCTGAAAAGGTCACAGAGCAAAAGGAGAGTGCATTTAGGGTCTGTATCAACCACAATTATATATCAGCTGGTGATGAATGTGCATCACGAGACAAGGAGACATACAGGATAATGCAAGTAGTCTTGGTTCGGGAAAATCAGCAAGAGCCTTGTAATTATAACTGTCAGTAATTATTTTAAGTGAGATGTATCTGCTTACCATTGCTGCAGCGGTTTCCTGCACAACACATGGAGTCCCTTGTGCAACGCTTCCGGCTCTTACGGCACGGCAGACAGGCGCCTCGAGCATCGTTGCAGAATTCATCACCTCCGCAGTCGTCGTCAGCCGCACAAACACCTGACTGCTGAAATGACAACGAAAACAAAAGCAGCGCGTCACAAAACGCGGCGTTGATCTCAGCGCGAGACGGACTTTCGCCGTTGCGCACCGACTTCGCTTTTACGCACGGAGGAGTTGGTTACCTGCAAGGTGTCCGGCGGTAATTTCTGCCCAATACTGCCGGGAGGGGACGTGCGCGGACTTGGACTGACAAGGTCGGTGCCTTTGCCAGCGGGAGCACCGGGTAAGTTTTTGATGGCGTTGGAATTCATAAGAGCAGCGCCCGCGTAAACCTCCCCAAGGTATCCAAACAGCGTGAGGTACACAGCCAGGCAGCGGCGCGCTGACGGCATCTTCATGATTCACCTCTTTTCAATCCACCAacaaacacacgcgcacaaaagggggggaaaaaaatccgtTTGCTGTTAAATAATTGAGCGACAAAGTCCAAAGCGGGCCTCGGATCCTGAATCCCAAAGTTTCCAGAGAGTTTCAGCGCGATTCTTGGAAGTCTCCTGACTCTCAGTCCTGGGATGATCTCTTTATACATGTGGACCTGTTTGTCTTCCCGCCCCTCGCTGTGCACAACAAAGGCGGAGGGGTGGAATTTCAAACAGAGCCCCACTGTACGGAAATGGCCTCTATTCTCCCTGCACAGGAGACTGGTTTCACTGACCTGCGAAGTCTCAACGCGcatcacacacagatgcacgTTTCATctaaattatttaatataagAATATCAAATGCACTCTAGCTCCTTCCCATTCCACAGCATGACAGGAGCAATTGCCAAAGTTTGCCACCACTgagatttattgttttttatttcaattttattcaataaatatctaaaaaaaaaaaaaaacaatgccagGAAGTCTTATACTTTTATTATAATATTCCGTTTAAACAAAGTCAAAGGTGAATCTTTATTGATTTGTTAAATGATTAAAACTATTTAATTTCTTCACAAAACTTAATTATTTGTTTAGAATATGTTGGTGACTTTtcggaagctttttttttttttttttttttttactttggggCCGTTTCACACTGTGGGGGTCTTGCACGTTACTTTTTTCATACCTGCACGTCTTTGTAAAAGCTGCTTGGTTATTCCCTCTTCTTTGACATTCAAGCCACTGCCCTTTGGCTGTGTGAAGATCCTGATTGAAGTTCCCTGCGTCGATGAACTACTTCATTTGATCCCTCTGATTGCAAAGGGGGCAATTATCCTCCAAAGTGTGCGTGATTACACCGGTGGCGGACATCAATGTGCGGGATATGCAGGCCATTAGGAGTTGTGAAAAGTTTACCGAATTAATAGACTTCCGTGGAGAGGCCCTTCAGGACTGGCTGGCACTTTGAGATTAAAGGAGACTCTGATGTGTCCTGCTCTCTGACCCTTCTGGCTCCaccgctgcaaaaaaaaaaagcgcaacCTGGGGGATGTGCTTATTTAACAACAGTCAAATAGTCTCAAAATGTGTATTCTGGATCAATCTTACAATCAAGTTTTTGTCGTTTTTTTTCAAGCCTCAGATAAGTGCAAACTTAAACCACCTTACAATACAGTTCTGAGGGATTTTCAGAGATTTATTCTAATATCAAGCAGGACGCTCCTGGAAACTATCAGCACTGACTGTCTTATTATCTCCGCCTTCAGTTTGTCAGTTTTAGAACAGTTTGTGAGTCAAGAAGCTTTTCAGAGTTTGTCTAAATTCATTATTTCACTTATTTGTCTCTGCAGCCCTCCTTGGAGGACGAGTCCACAGGTGATGAAGGGGCGAGCTGGAAACGAGCTGTTTATTCTGTACGGAGACGTTTTGGCACTTGGACGTCATCTGCTGGTCTTACAGCCTCCCTTTTGGCtgtctgcgtgcgtgcgtgcatgcgtgcgtgcgtgcgcattTAGGAGATGCGCATCGTACGTATACCTGACAAACACACGCGGGCACTTTGCGCGTTTCAATTGCTGCATATCTTTTGAAGTGGAGCTTTTATCTCCACTTTACTAAATGTCAGTGCTGGTAAGGTGAGCTCCTTTGATGCACTTTGATCCCTTTTGATCTTGACAAAGTGTCACCCTGTTGTTATAGCTGGAGCCATTTCCCTGTCCCCCCAAACAGATCTGTTGTGCGAAAAACACGGGAGACCAGACAAGCTGAATCATCTGCACTTACTGCTAAGTGGACGACATTAGCCCCTTCACGTGATTATTAGATATCCGGGAACTTAAACCAGTTCAGATCAAACTGGGCACTCGTGTGTAGAAACATTATTCTTACCTGTAGCGCCCTCCAGTGGCAAATACCACCAAACTGCAgaataaaccccccccccccccccccccaaggatGTTTCAAATAACTGAGACGAGCACGACTCAAAATTATGTTTTTACTCTATAATTTTAAAAATCTTACACGTGGCACTCTGCAAAATGAATTTACAGCAgaataaagaaacaacagaaacacaaggcCGATACCAGAAGGCAGTCAAGAAAGGTCAGAACCAGTGGTGTGGGAAGGGATGAGATACATAAGGCTTTTTGACAAACATGTTCTGCCCTCAACACAGTAAAATACTTAGTGTCTATCTACAGAATtcatatttttgtcatttttttaggTCTCTGTCAACAATTTGATATAATTTTCTGGGATGACGGATGACTGATGAGcttgaaataaaacactgaagtgaGAATTTATGAGCGATGCCTTCATACAATTTAAGATTGTCAACAGTGGTAAACAAGAATACGGGTTTTTAATATTTTCGAAATGTTCAAAGCTGCAATTCATTCTTGCCATCTCCGGATGCTTATAGctcatgatggatggatgagatcTCTGAGCTACGAATAgtgctttctgctgtttcataTCAGGCTCTAGAGGTTGAGATCAGATGTTTTGAGAAAAGCATGTCATTGCAGCCACATCGGGTCTGTGAAATTCAGTTCACTGGTAATAAATGTTCCCGTGAGATAAATCAAAGGCATACACGATAAATTTACTTCATATACACTTCCGGTAGCCATCGAATGActtagaaattattttttttccagggtgATTAATGTATTTATTAGATATAACAAAGGGTGAGAAGCAGCCGTCTAAGAGGACACAAGTTTCTGAGGTGTATATGTGTTCATGCAGCATCTGAAAAGGTCTCGTGATGTTGAATTTGTATGCCGTTGACTTAAGGCACTTACATTCCACTGAACTTTATGTTCTGATTTTTGGACATGAGGGATGATGGTTTAGACATCATAGCGCTAGTGGTCAAAGTTTTCACAAAATatagatttcttcttctttttttttttgtctcctgttttttttctggaaaaaatatttcaaaatttcCACATGATGTTATGTTTAGGGTGGTAGATCGTGCGAATGCGGTAGATCCAGCTTCCAAAAAGACAACGGTGACTTCATACGGAAGAAGTTAAACCTGTTGAAAATCCTCGAGAACACCACTGACCACAATGCAACATGGTGTCAAGCGATACCGAACAAGTTTTCACTCGAGTACATAAACTTTTTCTAAAGAATGACGTCAAGTACGTTACAAAGTAAtcaagcacaaaaaaaataaaaaataaaataaaatcacaatacaaaaacaataacCAGTACTGTCATCTCAACATCGCTTATTACAATTTATCAACAGCACCAAATACACTGAAACCAGGTTCACAGTAATGTCAGAAATATACAGGAGTGAACGGAGGACATCTGGTTTGGGTGAGAGGGATGAGGCATTTTGGGTGAATTAACCAAAGAAGAATGCGGCGAGAAAAGAATTCATGGACGCGAATAAAAGTATAAcataacaaaacaacaacaaaaataaatgtgacttCAAATGAAGCTTAAAATGAGCTCGAAATAACAGCTGATTTTCTCAGTTTATGGTCTTAAGTGCATAATGACTCACTGTTTGATGGGAGTATTAGCTGACATTTCATGTGCGCCGGTGTGTGATTCATTAAATTTTGAAGCAGGGCACTTTAAGAGTCACTTCTCTTTCCACTGACTGCacagtgtttgtgctttttaagGTAGATTAATCTCACTTACCGCGTACCAAGTATTTGATTTTAGCCTCGTTGTGTTCGCTCCTAATTCTGCTCGTTATGTAACTTGTAAAATCAAATACTATGTACCGTACAAACTGTTTGCCATAAGTATGTTCTGTGACATTCAGGGTAGTCTTGAGCACTTGATGCCAGTTTTTCTTGcaaactgtttttaatgtaGATCTCTGGAAAGTATCACAGATAGCAGCAAGCGGCCGCCTGTCCAAAATACCTACAGCACAACTGCAGTGAGATTGTAATTTCTCCCAAAGTCCACCAGGTACGCCACCTATATTGCAGAGAAACAAATctagaacagaaaaaaaaacatccttgtTTGTTTCCACACTTTTTGAGCATTCTTCCACATTTTCACTCTTAATTTACCTTGGATCAAAACTTAAGACAAACTTGAAAACATTCATCTCTTCATGACACCTTTTCTCCTTTCAGTTCAGCCTATCAGTCTTCTGTtatattatgtgtgtgtgtgtatccctGCACTTTCTCTGCCTTTTCCTTTTAGACCAGAGTGTAAGACAACACCGAAGAAGTGCTACAGCAGTCCCAGTATAAATGCTTGATCCAGAGCCACAGTGAAATAAAGGCATATCGGTGACCCAGAGGGTTTGCCATCCATCCGTTGATCTTCTTTTCCGTTATCTTCTCTTTCATGtttaatagtaatagtaatagtacataatttaatcttttttttttttcctctacagCCATGTTCTCCGAGATGGTCTCCGAGCAAACAAAAGAAGAGTTTCTTTTGGTGTTAAGGACTTTAAAAATCAACGTCCCAGCCGGAGTTGTCGTCGGGAGGTGGGTCCTCGTTGTCCTCTGGGAAACTGTCGAAGTTACTTGTGTCAACTGCTGACGTGACCTGGGAAGACAAAACCGATCCCTCATATGAAGCTGAAGCATCTGTCATCCCGGCGATCGTAGCTCCAGTGTGAGTGTAACTTACATTAGGAATAATGGGAGGCGTCAATGTGCCCTTCTTCAAGCCCTCCCAGTTAAAGCCCTCAAACCATctataggaaaaaaaacaaaacaatattgtTTCACTGTGATCAAGATCAAACATCAAACAAGCATTAAATAATTACAAGGAAAGCCATTCTTCTTACTTGTGCTTTTGGATGTCTTTGACACCGTTTTTCAAGTTTCCCAGTCTTTCAGAAGGATTATCCCtacgcagaaaaaaaaaaacaaaaaaaaacatatgagtCAGCATTCAGAGCATTTAAAGAAATTACTGTCAGTTGATTTGCTTGAGGCATCAAACCTACCTGCATAGCTTTTTGATTAGGTTGGCAGCATTTTTGGTAATTTTCTTTGGGAATTCAATCATGTCAATGCCTCTCAGGATGATGTTGTAGGTTTTCATAGGATCCGGGCCAGAGAATGGAGGACTGCAAAACAGAGGCCAAGGTATTaatttcaagtggaaaaaaaacaaaaaaaccctccaaattAAACATTGCAAAGTAGCAAATGAATCAATGCAGGGAACCCATGATGAATTCCTTTCACAGACATGCTAAGGCTTGTGTGTACCTGCCAGTCAGGAGCTCAAACATGAGGATTCCTAGAGACCAGTAGTCGGCTGAGATGTCGTGGCCCTTGTTCAGGATGATCTCCGGTGCTACATACTCTGGTGTCCCACAGAAAGTCCACGTCTTCTTCCCAAAGCCAATTTTCTTGGCAAAACCAAAATccacctgggaaaaaaaaggaagcgcTGATATTCAGAATTTTGCTCAAGTTGATCTCATTTGAGTGGCTTCTGGTGTGGCGTTTAGAATTCTAAAGAGAGACTGGATATTTACTTCAATGAGtataaaatgaagataaaacatGATTTCCTACCAGCTTAGCATAACCCCTGTGGTCCAATATAAGGTTCTCTGGTTTAAGGTCTCTGTAGATGATGCCTTTGGAATGCAGGTAAGCAAAAGCCTCCACCACACAGGCTGTGTAGAACCTGGTGGTCGAGTCCTCAAATGAACCCCTggaaacacacattaaaaaaaaatcaatcagtaAAGATGGAGTGAGCAGCATGCCAAGCCAAAGGTTAGTGGTTCGATGTCCCATCTcaccaaagtgtgtttctgCAAAACACTGAATTTATAAGTTGCTCTTAATAGCAGTCAAGTAGCTTgtacagtgtgtgaatgtgtgttaaTGAGACTCATAATGTTAAGTGCAGTGAATATAAACTCTATTCAACCGGTAACTGATAATTGAAATAACTGTTTTGCTTTGCCATATTTTTCTTACACGAACACATCTTTTCTAATCAGATTGGGAAAAATTCTCATTAAAGATTTTATTGTGGGTTTAAATTTACCATGTATGCTCTTCAGTTTATGAGGATTTCAGTGAATCACTTCAGTTTATTCGAATGACACGtgccaaaataaataaaacaaaacaggtttttttttatataatcttGTACTGTACCGGTCCCGAAGTATGGTCCACAGTTCTCCTCCTAAACACGCCTCCATCAACATGTACAGGTACTTGCTGTCCTTGAAGGTTCGataaagtctgaaaacacaacaaaggatACAGTGACGCAAAACTGTTTtgcatgtaaatgaaaaaaaatattgaataaataatCAGTAATGTCTATGTGCTctgtacattaaaaaacatCACACAGGATTTTTTACATTTAAGTCAGAGGGCACATTTGGAAAGGTCAATTTGTGTTCCATTCTTTCTCCTGCAGACAAACTCATAACAGCTTGAGTcatatttgaacatttttggaaaacaagaaaaaaaaaacacagagacaaaaatgCCTTAGTTAGATGAGCTAAATCATTTTGGACTGCAACAAATGTTCTGATGGGCTGAGGACAGAGGCAACAAGGCAGGGTGACCAGTGATTTAGCAAATTATGCCATGACTCTAATGAAATGGTATTTTCTATAAACCTTGCTCAAGCCCCTATCAGCACACCTTCATGCTTTACAGCTGGCGCTGCACAGTCGCTGCTGTCTTGGCCTAGCCCTGAAGCTGGACCCCCATTTGATCCAAGCAAATATGTTTTAGTTTCATCTCAGCAAGGATTGTGCTGCCAAGACATGGCATCTTTCTTTTTATGACGTTTGGCAAAGTTTTATCTCACAGATTTGTGCGATTCTGTCAGCAAGGGTTTTCTTCTCGGACCTCATTAGTAGCAGCAATGTCCTTCAAAGCGTCAGTACAGTCACCGAAGAAccattttttaatgattaaaccTTGT encodes:
- the LOC115398990 gene encoding dickkopf-related protein 1-like, whose product is MKMPSARRCLAVYLTLFGYLGEVYAGAALMNSNAIKNLPGAPAGKGTDLVSPSPRTSPPGSIGQKLPPDTLQQSGVCAADDDCGGDEFCNDARGACLPCRKSRKRCTRDSMCCAGNRCSNGVCHANDMVVTEPSITTGGHKHNHTTEHHGKKTSSAQGHHPNAVKGQEGDSCLRSADCSDGLCCARHFWSRICKPVLTEGQVCTRHRRKGNHGLELFQRCDCGEGLTCRPEKGERDHGISRTAARNLHTCQRR